Proteins found in one Agaribacterium sp. ZY112 genomic segment:
- the rpoS gene encoding RNA polymerase sigma factor RpoS, producing MAVQELDTVFTDNAKAVISSKTQASVGMDKTPPANEAPKRKRTQRANVIESDIEDTNERSLDATQLYLNEIGYSPLLSAEEEVYFARKALKGCEASRKRMIESNLRLVVKISRRYINRGLALLDLIEEGNLGLIRAVEKFDPERGFRFSTYATWWIRQTIERGIMNQTRTIRLPIHVVKELNVYLRASRELSQKLDHEPTAEEIANLLERPVADVEKMLALNERVSSMDSPIGPSSDKTLVDTVPDQHVTNPSSILQDKDLTASLDKWLDDLSEKQREVIARRFGLRGYETSTLEEVGREIGLTRERVRQIQVEALRRMRDLLEAQGLDATALFGIE from the coding sequence ATGGCAGTTCAAGAGCTTGATACAGTATTTACCGACAATGCCAAAGCAGTAATTTCCTCCAAAACTCAAGCTAGTGTGGGGATGGATAAAACCCCACCAGCTAATGAAGCGCCAAAACGAAAGCGGACGCAGCGCGCTAATGTTATCGAAAGTGATATTGAAGATACAAATGAGCGCAGCTTAGATGCGACCCAACTCTACTTAAATGAAATTGGTTACTCACCATTATTAAGCGCTGAAGAAGAAGTTTATTTTGCGCGTAAGGCTCTTAAGGGCTGTGAAGCATCGCGTAAGCGAATGATTGAAAGTAATTTACGTCTGGTTGTAAAAATTTCACGTCGTTATATCAATCGAGGCTTGGCCTTATTAGATCTAATTGAAGAGGGTAACTTAGGCCTTATCCGTGCTGTAGAAAAGTTTGATCCGGAGCGTGGTTTTCGTTTTTCTACCTATGCAACATGGTGGATACGTCAGACCATCGAGCGTGGCATCATGAATCAAACGCGAACTATTCGCTTGCCTATTCATGTTGTAAAAGAATTAAATGTTTATTTACGTGCTTCACGTGAATTGAGTCAAAAGCTAGATCATGAACCAACCGCCGAAGAAATAGCTAACTTACTCGAACGCCCAGTGGCGGATGTTGAAAAAATGCTTGCCTTAAACGAGCGTGTTTCATCAATGGATTCTCCAATAGGGCCTTCTTCCGATAAGACTTTAGTTGATACGGTTCCTGATCAGCATGTAACAAACCCCTCGTCCATTTTGCAAGATAAGGACTTAACCGCAAGCTTAGATAAATGGTTGGATGATCTTAGTGAAAAACAACGTGAAGTGATTGCCCGTCGCTTTGGCCTTCGTGGCTATGAAACCAGTACTCTAGAAGAGGTTGGGCGAGAGATAGGTCTTACTCGTGAGCGTGTTCGCCAAATTCAAGTTGAAGCTTTACGTCGTATGAGAGATTTACTTGAAGCTCAAGGGCTAGATGCTACTGCATTATTTGGTATTGAATAA
- a CDS encoding tyrosine-type recombinase/integrase gives MKTMKTALNSSIVKKHKIGVLSDKSPHVGLRLVANKNGTKSWLYRYRTPHPENRLKQMKLGDYPAMSLAEARAEHAKQRAIRNKEGDPVKLAQEAERQAQEAKLKESMASYKVSHLIQHYLDEHIASHRREKGRLECARMLNADVVDHIGEMKVMEVKRRHVHELVQRVAARAPRIATMVKVELNGAFELAISAGRVSEDFVNPTFGVKTPKHKARTRVFSDKEITRFLNWLPDSKFTPTCKNVLMIMLLSGCRGGEVVSMRWKDVDLKQREWYLPKTKNGLSHRVYLSKQLVALIEAIPSNDTEYLFPSPLPKKHIRQHAIVWQLSNHRDGCGLDHWTSHDLRRTMGTGIARLGCSRVVQDRILNHVDGSVSGIYDRYSYDQEASEWWQKWADHLDSLQ, from the coding sequence ATGAAAACGATGAAGACAGCTTTAAACTCATCAATTGTCAAGAAACATAAAATTGGCGTACTTTCAGACAAATCACCACATGTTGGCTTGCGTCTCGTAGCAAACAAAAATGGCACAAAATCGTGGTTGTACAGATACCGTACACCTCACCCAGAAAATCGCCTTAAGCAGATGAAGCTCGGAGACTACCCGGCAATGAGTCTCGCAGAAGCAAGAGCAGAGCACGCGAAGCAGCGAGCAATAAGAAATAAAGAAGGAGATCCTGTAAAGCTCGCTCAAGAAGCCGAACGACAAGCGCAGGAGGCCAAGTTAAAAGAGAGTATGGCCAGCTACAAAGTAAGCCACCTGATACAGCATTATTTGGATGAACATATTGCCTCGCACAGACGGGAAAAAGGGCGCTTAGAATGTGCGCGCATGCTGAATGCGGATGTAGTTGATCATATTGGCGAGATGAAGGTGATGGAAGTGAAACGCCGCCATGTCCATGAGCTAGTGCAAAGGGTCGCAGCACGCGCCCCCAGAATCGCTACGATGGTAAAGGTTGAGCTAAATGGAGCCTTTGAGCTAGCTATATCAGCAGGCCGTGTAAGCGAGGACTTTGTAAATCCTACCTTCGGCGTTAAAACCCCCAAACATAAAGCGCGTACCCGCGTATTCTCGGATAAAGAAATCACTCGTTTTCTGAACTGGCTACCAGATTCAAAATTCACCCCCACCTGCAAGAATGTGTTGATGATCATGCTTTTGAGTGGGTGTCGTGGGGGTGAAGTCGTGTCGATGCGTTGGAAGGATGTGGATCTTAAACAAAGGGAATGGTACTTGCCCAAGACCAAGAACGGCTTATCTCATCGCGTTTATCTCTCGAAGCAACTAGTGGCACTCATCGAAGCGATACCCTCCAATGATACTGAATACCTGTTTCCGTCCCCTTTGCCCAAAAAGCACATACGCCAGCACGCCATTGTATGGCAGCTATCGAACCATCGCGATGGCTGTGGGCTAGACCACTGGACCAGTCATGACTTACGTCGAACAATGGGAACGGGTATTGCTCGTTTGGGTTGCTCCCGTGTCGTGCAAGACCGCATTTTGAACCACGTAGATGGCAGTGTTTCAGGTATCTACGACCGTTATTCATACGATCAGGAGGCCTCAGAATGGTGGCAGAAGTGGGCCGATCATTTAGATAGCTTGCAGTAA
- the mutS gene encoding DNA mismatch repair protein MutS yields MSNLTNKKSKNSDLDGSSLKQHTPMMQQYFRIKAEHPNEIVFYRMGDFYELFYEDAKRAAQLLDVTLTARGKSGGEPIPMCGVPHHAAEGYLAKLVKYGLSVAICEQVGDPATSKGPVERKVMRIVTPGTVSDEALLDARRDNLLVAACRTSEHYGLASLDMSSGKFSVFEVESSEQLLDQIARLNPAELLLPEDLNEKALLQERPGMRARPPWDFDFETAERELCRHFGTKDLAGFGCEQLQSAISAAGCLLSYAHETQRTELSHVNTLKRSHPEHNVQLDAATRKNLEIDQNTQGTEENSLFDVMNSCNTAMGARTLRRWLNSPLRNLDELNLRLDAVNELKSALNTDELRDELKLIGDLERILGRVALRSARPRDLSRLCSSISSYPQLQQLLAQNQAPLLKNLAVSISEFPKLQTLLESALIENPPVVIRDGGVIAEGYDEELDELRAISTNAGDYLVKLEEEEKARTGLSTLKVGYNRVHGYFIEISKSQAADAPTEYIRRQTLKNAERFITPELKVFEDKALSAKSRALSREKALYEELINKLACELLPLQTSADAVANLDVLCCLGERAATLNHCRPDLIEEGDLNIQEGRHPVVEKVLDAPFVPNDLELNDSQKMLIITGPNMGGKSTYMRQAAVIVLLAQIGACVPASTATIPLVDRIFTRIGSSDDLAGGRSTFMVEMTETANILNNATEQSLVLMDEIGRGTSTYDGLSLAWACVEHLAHSIKAYTLFATHYFELTALATELQGVANVHLDATEHGDDIVFLHNIKSGPASKSFGLQVAKLAGIPSSILSAAQQQLRILETQPSENTQPQTASPSVSSSTNTQTLQADLFASPEPSPAEQALKTLDPDSLSPRAALDELYRLKRLVTGDW; encoded by the coding sequence ATGAGCAATTTAACAAATAAGAAGAGCAAAAACAGTGACTTAGACGGGTCATCCTTGAAGCAACACACACCGATGATGCAACAATACTTCCGCATCAAAGCCGAACACCCGAATGAAATCGTATTCTATCGTATGGGGGATTTTTATGAGCTGTTTTACGAGGATGCAAAGCGCGCGGCTCAGCTATTAGATGTCACCTTAACCGCAAGAGGAAAAAGCGGTGGTGAACCAATTCCTATGTGTGGTGTGCCACATCATGCTGCAGAGGGCTATTTAGCCAAACTGGTTAAATATGGTTTGTCAGTTGCAATCTGTGAGCAGGTTGGCGATCCGGCAACAAGCAAAGGGCCTGTTGAACGCAAAGTAATGCGCATCGTCACACCCGGTACCGTTAGTGATGAGGCTCTACTCGATGCTAGGCGAGATAACCTGTTAGTTGCAGCCTGTCGTACCAGTGAGCACTACGGCCTAGCAAGCTTGGATATGAGCAGTGGGAAGTTCAGTGTTTTTGAAGTTGAAAGCTCAGAGCAGTTGCTTGATCAAATAGCGCGCTTAAATCCTGCTGAACTATTACTACCTGAAGACCTCAATGAAAAAGCGCTACTTCAAGAGCGACCGGGTATGCGTGCTCGCCCCCCTTGGGACTTCGACTTTGAAACTGCTGAACGAGAACTTTGCCGTCACTTTGGCACAAAAGACTTAGCAGGCTTCGGTTGTGAGCAACTTCAAAGCGCAATATCTGCTGCAGGTTGCCTACTAAGTTATGCCCATGAAACTCAACGCACCGAGCTAAGCCACGTCAACACGCTCAAACGTAGCCACCCTGAGCACAACGTACAACTTGATGCCGCAACCCGTAAGAACTTAGAGATTGATCAAAACACTCAAGGAACTGAAGAAAACAGCCTCTTTGATGTCATGAACAGCTGTAACACAGCAATGGGCGCTAGAACCTTAAGACGCTGGTTAAACAGCCCCTTACGTAACTTAGATGAACTTAATTTACGCTTAGACGCCGTCAATGAGTTAAAGTCAGCCCTTAATACCGACGAGCTACGTGATGAGTTAAAGCTAATCGGTGACCTTGAACGCATTCTTGGACGCGTTGCTCTGCGCTCTGCCCGTCCCCGAGACTTAAGCCGCCTGTGCAGCTCCATCAGCAGTTATCCTCAACTGCAACAGCTACTTGCACAAAACCAAGCACCGCTATTAAAAAATCTTGCTGTAAGTATTTCTGAATTCCCCAAACTACAAACATTATTAGAGAGTGCCCTTATTGAGAACCCACCCGTTGTAATTCGGGACGGCGGTGTGATTGCTGAGGGTTACGATGAAGAGCTTGATGAACTCAGAGCGATTAGCACCAACGCTGGGGACTACCTCGTTAAACTTGAAGAAGAGGAAAAAGCCCGCACAGGCTTGAGCACACTCAAAGTGGGTTATAACCGTGTGCACGGTTATTTTATCGAGATTAGCAAATCTCAAGCCGCTGACGCGCCAACAGAGTACATTCGCCGGCAAACGCTCAAAAACGCAGAGCGATTTATCACTCCTGAATTAAAAGTATTTGAAGATAAAGCCTTATCAGCTAAAAGTCGTGCGCTAAGTCGAGAAAAAGCCCTCTACGAAGAACTTATTAACAAGCTTGCCTGTGAATTACTGCCCTTGCAAACCAGTGCAGACGCAGTCGCCAACCTCGATGTACTCTGCTGTCTCGGAGAGCGCGCCGCAACGTTAAACCACTGCAGACCCGACCTCATTGAAGAGGGGGATCTAAATATTCAAGAAGGTCGCCACCCTGTGGTTGAAAAGGTCTTAGACGCGCCATTTGTTCCAAATGACCTTGAGCTCAATGATTCACAAAAAATGCTCATCATTACCGGTCCCAACATGGGTGGTAAATCGACCTATATGCGTCAAGCAGCGGTGATTGTACTGCTTGCGCAAATAGGGGCCTGCGTGCCTGCAAGCACAGCGACAATACCACTAGTAGATAGAATCTTCACTCGCATTGGCTCTTCTGATGACCTAGCTGGCGGACGCTCCACCTTTATGGTTGAGATGACCGAAACAGCCAACATTCTTAATAATGCCACCGAACAAAGCTTGGTTTTAATGGATGAAATTGGCCGAGGCACAAGTACCTATGACGGCCTTTCTCTAGCCTGGGCCTGCGTCGAGCACTTAGCCCATAGCATTAAAGCCTACACCCTTTTTGCCACCCACTATTTTGAACTAACCGCTTTGGCAACCGAGCTTCAAGGTGTTGCCAATGTTCACCTAGATGCCACCGAGCACGGTGATGATATTGTTTTTCTTCACAATATAAAAAGCGGGCCTGCTAGCAAAAGTTTTGGCTTACAAGTTGCCAAGCTTGCAGGCATCCCAAGTTCCATTTTAAGTGCAGCACAGCAACAGCTACGTATCTTAGAAACACAACCATCTGAGAATACGCAGCCACAAACCGCCAGCCCTTCCGTTAGTAGTTCAACAAACACGCAAACCTTGCAGGCTGACCTCTTTGCTAGCCCAGAACCCAGCCCTGCCGAGCAGGCATTAAAAACATTAGACCCAGATAGCTTGAGCCCTCGTGCAGCTCTCGATGAGCTATACCGTTTAAAGCGCCTAGTAACTGGCGACTGGTAG
- a CDS encoding protein-L-isoaspartate(D-aspartate) O-methyltransferase, with the protein MTSKRTRDRLVSRLQEQGVTDQAVLDVVSNTPRHLFIDEALSHRAYEDTALPIGFGQTISQPYIVARMTELVLAAAGKLDSVLEIGTGCGYQTSVLAQLVPKVYSVERIKPLQDKAKQRLKGLGIKNVEFRYADGGFGWPGEAKQFDAILSAAAPRSLPQSLCDQLAPGGVLVIPVGGDTQELTVVVRDAETDKYHKQVYEAVKFVPLLSGLA; encoded by the coding sequence ATGACGTCCAAGCGAACACGAGATCGACTTGTTTCACGATTGCAAGAGCAGGGTGTAACGGATCAAGCTGTGCTGGATGTTGTGTCAAATACCCCTCGTCATCTTTTTATTGACGAAGCGCTGTCACACCGAGCTTACGAAGATACTGCTTTACCGATAGGCTTTGGACAAACCATTAGTCAGCCTTATATTGTGGCCCGTATGACAGAGCTCGTTCTTGCCGCAGCAGGGAAATTAGATTCGGTGTTAGAAATTGGTACAGGCTGTGGTTATCAGACTTCGGTTTTGGCTCAACTGGTGCCTAAGGTATACAGCGTTGAGCGTATCAAGCCTTTGCAAGATAAAGCTAAGCAGCGCTTAAAGGGCTTGGGTATTAAAAACGTCGAGTTTCGCTACGCCGATGGCGGTTTTGGTTGGCCTGGGGAGGCAAAGCAGTTTGATGCTATCTTGTCAGCGGCCGCTCCACGCTCTCTGCCACAAAGCCTTTGCGATCAACTTGCTCCGGGAGGCGTACTGGTTATCCCTGTTGGTGGTGATACACAAGAGTTGACAGTTGTTGTTCGTGATGCTGAAACAGACAAATATCATAAGCAAGTTTACGAAGCGGTAAAATTTGTGCCGCTACTATCGGGTTTAGCTTAA
- the fdxA gene encoding ferredoxin FdxA: MTFVVGDNCIKCKHTDCVEVCPVDCFYEGPNFLVIHPDECIDCALCEPECPVDAIFSEDELPEDQEAFLELNAELAEVWPNITEKKDAPEDHAEWDGVEGKLQYLEK, from the coding sequence ATGACTTTTGTAGTCGGTGACAACTGTATCAAGTGTAAGCACACAGACTGTGTTGAAGTTTGCCCTGTTGACTGTTTCTATGAAGGCCCAAACTTCCTCGTCATTCACCCAGACGAGTGTATTGATTGCGCACTGTGCGAGCCAGAGTGCCCAGTAGACGCCATTTTCTCAGAAGATGAACTACCTGAAGATCAAGAAGCTTTCTTAGAGTTGAATGCCGAGCTGGCTGAGGTTTGGCCTAATATTACAGAGAAAAAAGACGCACCAGAAGACCACGCGGAGTGGGATGGTGTCGAAGGCAAGCTTCAGTACCTCGAAAAATAG
- the truD gene encoding tRNA pseudouridine(13) synthase TruD, whose amino-acid sequence MSSYSLDFPFAWGGPKQTAGFRFDAEDFIVDELMLQPLSGEGEHLWLHIQKRGENTEWVAKKLAEFFSVKKMDVGYGGKKDRHAVTSQWFSIYMPGKSHDFDWNEFIKVSALDAKLLACSSHNKKLRMGEHDANKFVIRLRKLELNHGLEQQLQAIAQHGVPNYFGEQRFGRGGANLERVEEWVKDPRALRNRNTRSILMSSARSYLFNKVLGDRVLSGDWQSMLNGDPEELASGPLWGRGRSLAADECLAQEVSALEEFELWRLALENVGLNQQRRDLVLQPSNFKWQVDGADLILTLALRPGQFATAVLRELAILEQPERGQG is encoded by the coding sequence ATGAGCAGTTATTCTCTTGATTTCCCTTTTGCTTGGGGTGGCCCTAAGCAAACGGCTGGTTTTCGCTTCGACGCTGAAGATTTTATTGTCGATGAACTGATGCTACAGCCTTTAAGTGGTGAAGGCGAGCACCTTTGGCTGCATATACAAAAGCGAGGTGAGAATACCGAGTGGGTGGCCAAAAAGCTTGCTGAGTTCTTTTCGGTTAAGAAAATGGATGTAGGTTATGGTGGAAAAAAAGACCGTCATGCTGTTACGTCGCAGTGGTTTAGTATCTATATGCCAGGAAAATCTCACGATTTTGATTGGAATGAATTTATCAAGGTAAGTGCTCTTGACGCTAAATTGCTCGCTTGTAGTTCACATAATAAAAAGCTACGAATGGGAGAGCACGATGCCAATAAATTTGTTATTCGGCTGCGTAAGCTTGAGTTGAACCATGGGCTTGAGCAGCAGTTACAAGCGATCGCTCAGCACGGTGTGCCCAATTATTTCGGTGAGCAGCGCTTTGGGCGAGGTGGTGCTAATTTAGAGCGTGTTGAGGAGTGGGTGAAAGACCCTAGAGCCCTTCGCAACCGGAATACCCGTAGTATTTTAATGTCCTCAGCACGATCCTACCTTTTTAACAAAGTCTTAGGCGATAGGGTGCTGTCAGGTGATTGGCAAAGCATGTTAAATGGTGATCCTGAAGAGCTTGCCAGCGGCCCTCTATGGGGGCGTGGTCGCAGTTTAGCTGCGGATGAATGCCTAGCTCAAGAGGTATCAGCACTAGAAGAATTTGAACTATGGCGCTTGGCGTTAGAGAATGTCGGCCTGAATCAGCAGCGTCGTGACTTAGTGCTGCAGCCAAGCAACTTTAAGTGGCAGGTTGATGGTGCCGACTTGATACTGACTTTGGCTTTAAGGCCGGGCCAGTTTGCAACGGCAGTATTAAGAGAGCTTGCTATTTTAGAGCAACCAGAGCGTGGACAAGGCTAA
- a CDS encoding DUF368 domain-containing protein, with protein MGMRSLKDYLRIAVKGMAMGAADIVPGVSGGTIALITGIYEELLSSLKGLTPAKLLVLFKEGPAAFWQSINGNFLLALFVGILISIKTFASVVSWCLEHQPLLVWGGFSGLIVASLYTLFRQQARWAWMQWLLFSLGAAMVVALALVKSTELPGHWWILFFGGFIAISAMILPGVSGSFILLLLGLYPVALEAVENLQWLSLFSFAGGCIAGLLIFSRFLSWLLLRWYQNTLAVMLGFLLGSLYVTWPWKQVLESIIDRHGEPRAISLANVSPYEYTALTGEPNQWPLVALAFALGFVLVVAIERLSLVRK; from the coding sequence ATGGGTATGCGTTCGCTCAAGGATTACTTGCGCATTGCTGTTAAAGGCATGGCTATGGGGGCTGCAGATATCGTTCCGGGTGTTTCGGGGGGGACGATTGCCCTGATTACAGGGATTTATGAGGAACTGTTAAGCAGCCTTAAAGGCTTAACACCTGCAAAGTTGCTTGTTCTCTTCAAAGAGGGGCCCGCTGCTTTTTGGCAAAGTATCAACGGTAACTTTTTACTGGCCCTATTTGTGGGTATTTTAATCAGTATTAAAACCTTTGCATCAGTCGTATCGTGGTGTTTGGAGCATCAGCCTCTTTTGGTATGGGGTGGGTTTTCAGGCTTGATTGTAGCTTCGCTCTATACGCTTTTTAGGCAGCAAGCTCGTTGGGCATGGATGCAATGGCTGCTGTTCTCTCTTGGTGCGGCCATGGTTGTCGCTTTGGCGTTAGTTAAATCTACGGAACTGCCTGGTCATTGGTGGATCTTATTTTTTGGTGGTTTTATTGCCATTAGTGCAATGATTCTACCAGGGGTTTCAGGTAGCTTTATATTGTTATTACTGGGTCTTTACCCCGTCGCACTAGAAGCTGTAGAAAACCTACAGTGGCTGTCTTTGTTTTCTTTTGCCGGGGGCTGCATAGCGGGTTTACTTATTTTTTCACGCTTTTTAAGCTGGCTTTTACTGCGCTGGTATCAGAATACCTTGGCTGTGATGTTAGGCTTTTTGTTGGGGTCACTGTATGTGACTTGGCCATGGAAGCAGGTCTTGGAGTCCATCATAGATCGTCACGGTGAGCCAAGGGCTATAAGCTTGGCAAATGTTAGCCCGTATGAGTATACAGCTCTTACCGGAGAGCCTAATCAATGGCCTTTGGTCGCCTTAGCTTTTGCTTTAGGCTTTGTTCTTGTTGTCGCAATTGAGCGCCTATCATTGGTGCGGAAATAG
- a CDS encoding peptidoglycan DD-metalloendopeptidase family protein, which produces MKKIWLFNILIASCVFMGCSSKPVMAPVVDRSQPPSSKIKHHVVAQGDTLYSIAWRYGLDYHALAKANNIGASYTIYPGQRLSLSGAKSVVTKSNATKSKVGVNSSKSNTKVPPKSTSTRLKNKATGSKKHTESKVYSKPSSWQWPAQGRVVTRFNAKSGLKKGIDIASNLREPVRAASSGTVVYSGEGLRGYGKLLIIKHSDKYLSAYAHNHRLLVKEGQAVKKGEKIAEMGSTGTDTVKLHFEIRYDGKPVDPIAYLPPR; this is translated from the coding sequence ATGAAAAAGATATGGCTGTTTAATATATTGATCGCTTCCTGCGTATTTATGGGCTGTAGTTCAAAGCCTGTAATGGCGCCAGTTGTAGATAGGTCACAACCTCCTAGCTCTAAGATTAAACATCATGTTGTAGCGCAAGGTGACACTCTTTACTCGATTGCTTGGCGCTATGGTTTGGATTACCACGCTCTTGCCAAAGCCAATAATATAGGGGCCTCGTACACGATTTACCCGGGTCAACGCCTTAGCCTAAGTGGGGCCAAAAGTGTCGTTACGAAAAGCAATGCAACTAAAAGTAAAGTGGGTGTTAATAGTTCAAAAAGTAATACTAAAGTGCCACCTAAGAGCACTTCGACTCGTTTAAAAAATAAAGCGACGGGGAGTAAAAAACACACAGAATCTAAGGTTTATTCAAAACCTAGTTCTTGGCAGTGGCCGGCTCAAGGGCGAGTGGTCACTCGCTTTAACGCAAAAAGTGGCCTCAAAAAAGGTATTGATATCGCTTCGAATTTGAGAGAGCCTGTTCGTGCGGCTTCTTCGGGGACGGTTGTATATTCTGGGGAGGGGCTGCGAGGCTACGGCAAATTACTCATCATAAAACACAGTGATAAGTACTTAAGTGCTTATGCTCATAATCACCGATTATTGGTGAAAGAGGGGCAAGCTGTGAAGAAGGGGGAGAAAATAGCCGAAATGGGATCGACGGGTACAGATACAGTAAAGCTGCATTTTGAGATTCGTTATGACGGGAAACCTGTTGACCCCATTGCCTACTTGCCGCCGAGATAA
- the eno gene encoding phosphopyruvate hydratase, translated as MTTIADVIGFEVMDSRGNPTVMAEVVLESGVVGSACAPSGASTGSREALELRDGDKARYLGKGVLKAVANVNDSIKPLLVGQNAAEQYAIDKIMIDADGTENKANFGANAILAVSLAAAKAVAAEKNIPLYQHIADVNGTPGRYSMPVPMMNIVNGGEHADNNVDIQEFMVQPVSAPNFAEALRMGAEVFHALKKVLSGRGLNTAVGDEGGFAPNLESNEDALKAIAEAVANAGYELGKDITLALDCAASEFYKEGVYDLSGEGKKFTPSEFTDYLADLVAKYPILSVEDGMDESDWEGWAELTQKVGDKTQLVGDDLFVTNTKILKRGIDEKIGNSILIKFNQIGSLSETLDAIKMAQEAGFTAVISHRSGETEDTTIADLAVATAAGQIKTGSLSRSDRVAKYNRLLRIEAELGDKVEYRGRAEFKN; from the coding sequence ATGACTACAATTGCAGACGTAATCGGTTTTGAAGTGATGGATTCACGAGGCAACCCGACTGTTATGGCGGAAGTTGTTTTGGAATCAGGCGTTGTTGGTTCAGCTTGTGCTCCATCTGGTGCTTCAACTGGTTCGCGCGAAGCCTTAGAACTGCGTGACGGCGATAAAGCTCGTTACCTTGGTAAGGGCGTATTGAAGGCCGTTGCTAACGTAAACGATTCAATTAAGCCTCTATTAGTTGGCCAGAATGCTGCTGAGCAGTATGCAATCGATAAAATCATGATCGATGCTGATGGCACTGAAAACAAAGCCAACTTTGGCGCTAACGCTATTTTGGCGGTATCTCTTGCTGCTGCTAAAGCAGTTGCGGCTGAGAAAAACATTCCTTTGTACCAGCACATTGCTGACGTTAATGGCACACCTGGTCGTTACAGTATGCCTGTGCCTATGATGAACATTGTTAACGGTGGTGAGCACGCTGATAACAACGTTGATATTCAAGAGTTCATGGTTCAGCCTGTAAGTGCTCCTAACTTTGCTGAAGCGCTACGTATGGGTGCTGAAGTATTCCACGCACTTAAGAAAGTATTAAGTGGCCGTGGCTTGAACACCGCTGTAGGTGATGAAGGTGGTTTTGCTCCAAACTTGGAGTCAAATGAAGATGCACTTAAAGCGATTGCTGAAGCGGTTGCTAATGCTGGTTACGAGCTTGGCAAAGACATCACTCTAGCGCTTGATTGTGCCGCTTCTGAATTCTACAAAGAAGGTGTTTACGATCTAAGTGGCGAAGGCAAGAAATTCACTCCTTCAGAGTTCACTGACTACCTTGCGGACCTAGTTGCTAAGTACCCAATTCTTTCTGTAGAAGACGGTATGGACGAAAGTGATTGGGAAGGTTGGGCTGAGTTGACTCAGAAGGTTGGCGACAAGACTCAATTGGTTGGTGATGATTTATTCGTAACCAACACCAAGATCTTGAAGCGTGGTATCGACGAAAAAATCGGTAACTCTATCTTGATCAAGTTCAACCAGATTGGTTCACTTTCTGAGACGCTTGATGCCATCAAGATGGCTCAAGAAGCAGGTTTCACTGCGGTTATCTCTCACCGTTCAGGCGAAACTGAAGACACTACCATTGCTGATCTAGCTGTAGCGACTGCTGCTGGTCAAATCAAAACAGGTTCTTTGTCTCGCTCTGACCGTGTTGCTAAGTACAACCGTTTACTTCGCATCGAAGCTGAGCTTGGTGATAAAGTTGAATACCGTGGTCGTGCGGAATTCAAAAACTAA
- the ftsB gene encoding cell division protein FtsB, protein MKKLFVVLSILLLMSQYRLWVGEGSFAHIAELKRNITKQTAENQRLRAQNQRLALEVEGLRNGYDSVEEKAREELGLIKPGETFYLFIEPESK, encoded by the coding sequence ATGAAAAAGCTGTTTGTGGTTCTATCTATTTTATTGCTGATGAGTCAGTACCGTCTCTGGGTTGGAGAGGGCAGTTTTGCGCATATTGCTGAGCTTAAACGCAATATAACGAAGCAGACGGCAGAAAATCAACGTTTACGGGCTCAAAATCAGCGCTTAGCTCTAGAAGTTGAAGGTTTACGCAATGGTTATGATTCTGTAGAAGAAAAGGCGCGTGAAGAATTAGGTCTGATTAAACCCGGCGAGACCTTTTATTTGTTTATTGAGCCGGAATCTAAGTAG